The sequence below is a genomic window from Phycisphaerae bacterium.
TGTCCAGTTCCCGGCGGACCTTGGCAAGGGAATTCTCGTCGCGAGCAATCAACGTCACTTCGGCCCCCAACCTCGCGAACTGCAGGGCGCAGGCGCGGCCGATCCCTTGCGTACTTCCGCAGGCGATCGCCCGCTTGCCGGTCAGGTCAAAGATGTCAAAGGCCTTCATGGAAAGCTCCCGGCGATTGGGGGGACTCGGTGGCGATTCTAAGCGGCGAATCGCAAGTATGCCATCAAAGCGGCCGAAGGCGGCCGCTCTTTACCGCGCGAAAGTCGCGGGATGATGGTATCCTTACGGGGATGTCGACATCGGACGGGGCAACGATATCAGGAGCGGTTTCTCTGCACGGATTGTGGTCCGGAACGGCCTTTCATCTCTTCGGGTTGCACGCGGAGGAGGCGGCCGATCGATCCGGCATGGCCGTCCGACCGCGAGATCGAGCGCACGGTTCGTCAACGCCCGCGTGGGCGCTTTCCCCCGCGGAACTGCACGAAGTCGTCGGTGAGTTATCGCCCGATGGACTGCTTGCGTCCGTCGCCGGAACGTCGGCCCTCGAGCTGTGGTTGCCGTTTGACGAGGAGCGGGAACGACCGGTCATGACGGAGGGCGCCGTTCCGGCGAACGCCGTCGTGTTGCGGCGCTGCACCATTCCCGCGATCTCTTATGCGCCGGCGGACGGCGTGGATTTTCTGACCAGCCTGCCCACGTCGCCCGGTCATGTGTTGAGCGACAGCCTTGCGTATTGGGCGATTCTGGCGCGGTGGTCGCTATCCGTGTTGGCGCGGCAGCAGTTTTGCCCCGATGCGCTGGAGCAGCCCGACGGGCGTTGCGAAGCGCGCTGGCGGCTCTTCGTGCAGGACCGCGGTGAACTTTCCTGGTTGGAGCGCTTCGTCGCCGCCATGCCGCCGGTTTGTCGGGCGATCGCACGGCTGGAGGAGCCGCCGGCGGATGCGACGCGGCTGGTGGAGACCTTTCTGGCGGAGACGTGCGACGCCCTCGTGCGCCGCGGCTTGGCGGGGGACTCATTTTTTCAACAAATCCACCGGCGGGCCGAGGAGACCGGTGCGTGGGAGCTCGCCTGGCTGTCCGCGCTCATTGGAGCGCGGCGCGACGTGCAGGCCGAGAGTGATGGGAATTCCACCGGTGCGGATCGCGTTCGCGATTGGTTGGCCCGGGGCGAGGTCGATGCCGATGAGCCGGCCCCGGAATTGAGTTTTTCCTTGCACGAGCCGCCGCCGGAGGCAAGCCTGAAGGGCGCCCGCTGGCGGCTGGCGTTCGAGTTGAAATCGGGGAATGGCGAACTCGTGCCCGACCTGTCGAAGATCCTGGCGGAGCGCGGGGAAGCGGCGGGCCTCCTGGGCAGCCGACTGCTCACGCGGCGGCAGCATCTGATGTCGCAATTGCGGCGGGCGGCCGAGATTGTGCCCGAGCTGGGCCGATCGTCCGTTCGAGCCGCCGGCGGCGTCAGCCTGACCACGGCGGAGGCGCACCTGTTCCTGCGCGAGCGTGCGCCGCTGCTCGCCGCGCAGGGATTCGACGTGACCTTGCCGGAGTGGGCCGAGCAGGGACAGGCCCTCCTCGGGCTGCGGCTTCACGTTCGACCGCACGTAGACGACGCCGGCGGGACGCGCGATGTTTCGCTCGGCCGGTTGGGGCTCGGCAATCTACTGGACTTCGATTGGCGAATCGCCATCGGCGAACAGCAGCTTTCGCTCGACGAATTCGAAGCGCTGGCGGCCGACAAGGCGCCGCTCGTCAAGCTTCATGGCCGCTGGATCGGCCTGGATACGGATGCCGCCGAGCGGGCGCTGGATTTCATGCGCCGCCAGGCCGGCAAGCCGATGACGCTCTTGCAGGCGATGCGTCTGGCCGGCGGCGCCGAGGAGATCGATGCGGGCCTGCCCATTGTTGGCCTCTCCGGGGCCGAGTGGGTGGATCAGTTCCTGCGGGAGTCGGCGAATGCGGAGATTGAGACGTTTGAGCCGCCGCCGGATTTCGATGGAACCCTGCGGCCCTATCAACTTCGCGGACTCCACTGGCTGGCGTTTCTCGATCGGCTGGGGATCGGCTCCTGTCTCGCCGACGACATGGGTCTGGGAAAGACGATCCAGCTCCTGGCCCTTCTGCTCCACGAGCGGCGCGAAGGGCGGACCGTGGGGCCGACGTTGTTGTTTGCGCCCATGTCCGTGGTCGGAAACTGGGAGAGGGAGATACAGCGATTTGCCCGGTCGCTCAAAGTCCTTGTCCATCACGGGCCCGCGCGAATGACGGGCGACGAGTTTGTCGAGGCATCGAATCGCCACGACGTTGTGCTCACCACCTATGGCCTGGCGGGGCGCGAGCTGCGTGACTTATCACGCATTCAGTGGCATCGCATCGCCATGGACGAGGCGCAGAAGATCAAGAATCCCAGTGCGAACCAGACAATCGCCCTCCGCGCCCTGAAGAGCATGCACCGCGTTGCGCTGACAGGCACCCCCATTGAGAACCACCTCTCCGAACTGTGGTCGATCATGGAAATGCTCAATCCCGGCCTGCTCGGAAGCGCGTCGGCCTTTCGCAATCGGTTCGCGGTTCCGATCGAGAAATACGGCGATCACAAAAAGTCGGATCAGCTTCGTCAGTTGATCCGGCCGTTCGTCCTGCGGCGGTTGAAGTCGGATCCGACGGTAGCCTGCGACCTTCCGGAGAAGATGGAGATGCGTGTGTATTGCAATCTCACGCCGGAGCAGGCCGCCCTCTACGAGCGGACGGTCAGCGATACGTTGCGGCAGGTGGATTCGGCGGGCGGCATTCGGCGGCGCGGCCTGATCCTGGCCGCCCTGACCAAGCTGAAGCAGATCTGCAATCACCCGGCTCACTTTCAGAAGACCAGCGGCCCGTTGGACGGCCGCAGCGGAAAGTGCGAGCGGCTCGTGGAGATGCTGGAGGAGGTGCTGGAGGAGGGCGACGCGGCGCTGGTGTTCACTCAGTTCAAAGAGATGGGCACGCTCCTCAAAAAGCTGATGGAAGATCGCCTGCAAACGGAGATTCCCTTCCTCCACGGCGGTACGTCGATGCAGAAGCGCAATGACATGGTCGTCGGGTTCCAGGACCCGAAGGGGAAAGCCCGCATTTTCCTGCTCTCGCTAAAAGCCGGCGGGTTCGGTCTGAATCTCACCAAGGCCAACCACGTGTTCCATTTCGATCGCTGGTGGAACCCGGCCGTCGAGGAGCAGGCCGCCGATCGCGCGCACCGCATCGGCCAGTTGCGGCGCGTACAGGTCCACAAGTTCGTCTGCATCGGCACCGTCGAGGAGAGGATCGACCGGCTCTTGTCAGAGAAGAGCGCCCTGGCGGATCGGATCGTCGGGAGCGGAGATGAATGGTTGACAGGTTTGTCGACGCAGGAATTGCGGACGTACCTGGCTCTATCGGACGATGCGATTGGAGAATCCTGATATGCCGCGAAAGACAAGAACAGGATTGTCGCCTTCCGCCGACGTCATCCCGGCGGGCTTGCCGACCGACCCCCGAGGGTTCTGGCGAGCCTCGTCCAATCTCGCGATGCTTCGACCTCCGGACGACGTGGATCGGACCCCGACACTGAAACGCTTGGGCCCTTTGCCCTTCTCAGGCAGCGGGTTTCCATTGATGGGTTTTCTGGCGACGCTGTTCGAACATGTTGCCAACTCCGCTCGGGAGGAAGTGATGCCGGACGAGCATTCGGCCATCAACGAGTAACCAAAACGACCAGCGAGTGCCGTCGTTCTGTCATCCGAAAATTTTCCTCGATCGACGAAAAGCGCCTCGTGAAGCTTTCCCTTGGGCAGTCACGAAACGGCCCGCCGGCAGGTGTTTGGAAACTATTGTCCCTAAAGGAGATTGATGTACGGAAACGGCCAAAATCACAGGGCCGATCCGCTTCTCGGACGCCTCGGATCGAGTGGCCAAAAAATCTCAAAAAATCTTCGAGTAAGGACTTGACCTTAGGGTTTTATCCTATACGATATCTTCCGGTCCCACTAGAGAGCCTCCTTTCTCTACTCTCCGGCCCGAGAGGTAGGGACCAGGGATCCGCATCACCTGCGGGTCCCTTTTTTTGCGCATTGGTTTTTGAAATCGCATTCCCGCGCGAAAGCCGGCGCGGCTTTTGTTTCCGCGCCCTAATAGCTCATCGTCGCCACGACGCAGGATCCTGATTAAAAAACGATTCTAGCAGGGCGTACAACGCGCGATGATTCCTGCGGAAGCGCTGCGGCTGCTCGAAGAAGTGTTCCGTCACGACGGCGAAGAACTCGGCGGGATTCTTGGCGCCGTACGGATCGAAAAAGGTACGCCGCCCCCGCTGATCAGCGGCCACCAACGACTGATACTCGTCAGTCATGACCCGTTTCCATGTGGCACGTTCCTCGTCCGTTTTCAGCGGCGGCGCCCCGTCGGCCGCACCATCAAGATAATCCAGCGCGTGGGCGAACTCGTGCAGCACGGTATTATGACCATTATCGTTTTCACTGTAGGGTCCGCCGACGCTGTCCCAGGCCAGCAGCACGGGCCCGCCGCGCCACGTCTCGCCGATCTTGGAAAGGTCGATCTTGTAGCGGCGGCCGTCCGGCCCAATGGCCTCGATGATCTCGCCGAACTCGCTGGGATACAGGATCACTTCCCGGGTGCGGGGAAACAGACCCAGGTCCGGTCGTTTCAGGACCAGGAGACACGCGTAGGCAGCCACGACGACCTTCATTTCCGGAGTGACTTCGAGGTCTTGCGACCCCCAAAACTCCTTTTCGTCAAGAAAGGTTTGGACCTGTTGCGCCAGTGCGGCGCGCTGGGCCGGCAAAAACCGGCGATAAAAAGGAACGTGTTGCCCAAGAAGGCGCGGCCATTCCTTCGGCAGCACCTCATCCGCCAATGGCGGCTCAACCGTTTGGCGATTCCACAGCCGTTTCCACCACGACATTTCCAACATCCTCTTCCCGCGGGAACATATTCGTCCAGGATATCGTAGCCTGACAACACTGTCATTCGCGCCATCGCCGGAGCGACTACGATGTGAGTGCGGTCCAGCACGCGAGCGATGGGGCGGGAAGTTCGCTTGCCGGTCAGCGAGGAATCGGCGACACTGGGGATTCGAAAGCGAGGCAGACCGGCGATGGCAACGCCGTGCAGCCAACGGGCCGAGAGGGTTATCTATGATTGCGAGTTTAATGAACCGTTGTGCCGCCGATCGAAAGAACCTCCGCGGGTCGGTCTTCGCCGGCCTTATGGCGGTATTCGCCGTCGCGACCAACGCCGATACGCCGAAAGCGTCGGAAGCAGGGGGCCTGCGCGAAGAAATGCGGCGGATGATCGAAACCGCCAAGGACCGCGTCTTTCCCGCCCTCGTCAACATCCACGTCGTCACAGTAGACTATTGGGACGGCAAGGAGCACAAAGGCAGCGCCGTCGGCAGCGGCACGATCATTTCCAAAGAGGGCTACGTCGTCACGAACCAGCATGTGACGAATAATGGCAAGAAATTCAAGTGTACCCTGGCCGACAAACAGGAGATTCCCGCGACGCTGGTGGGGGAGGACCCACTCACCGATCTGGCCGTCCTCAAGCTCGATCTGAAGCAGCTCAAGACCTCGGCGGGAGACCTTCCCGTCGCGGAGTTCGGCAACTCCGATGAGCTTCGCGTGGGGGACCAGGTGATGGCGATGGGCTCGCCGCTCGCGCTGTCGCGAAGCGTGACGCTGGGCATCGTCTCCAACACGCAGCGCGTCTTCGCGGGTAGGGGCGACGACGATGTGGAGGAAATGGAACTGGAGAGCGGTCAGCGCACCGGTCTCTTTACTCTCTGGATTCAGCACGATTCGCTGATCCACCCCGGCAACAGCGGCGGGCCGCTCGTCAATATGAAAGGCGAGATCATCGGCGTCAACGAGCTGGGCGGCGCGGCCATCGGCTTCGCCATCCCCAGTAACCTCGCGAAATCCGTCGCGGCGGAACTGATCAAAAGCGGCGAGGTCGCGCGAAGCTGGGTCGGCCTGGCCTTCAAACCCATCGAAAAGACGGGGCTGGATCATGGCGTCCTCGTCAATTCGGTTGTCGACGGCAGCCCGGCTGAAAAGGCCGGCATCAAGGCGGGCGACGTGATCGTCAGCATCATGAGCGAGCCGGTCACGGTGCGCTTCGCTGAAGAGGTCCCGCCGCTCATGAAGCAAATCGCCGAGGCCCCGATCGGTTCGGAACTCAAAATCGGCTACGAGCGCGACGGCAAGGCCGGCGAGGCGACGCTTGTCACGATGAAGCTACAAAAGGACCGCGGCGACGAGACCGCCCTGCGGGCGTGGGGCATTACGGTCGAAGAAATCACCGAGAAGATGGCCCGCGATTACCGGCTGGACAGCGAGGCGGGCGCCATGGTCAGCAGCGTCCGCTCCGGCGGCCCTGCACAGCTCGCCGAGCCCTCACTCAATTCCGGCGACGTGATTCGCTCCATCGACGGCAAGGCCATCGACGACCTGGCCGCCCTGGTCGAGCGCTACAAGCAGATCATGCAATCCACGCCGCTGCCGGAATATCTCCTGATCCAGTTCGACCGGCAGGGCAAAGACCACGTCACCTTGATCAAGCCCAAGCCCGAGGAGGACGAAGACCCACCGCGCGAAGTACCCAAGGCCTGGATCGGCATCGCCACGCAGCCGGTCATCGACAAACTGGCCAAGAAGCTCGGCCTCGGCGATCAACTCGGCTTTCGGGTGACGAGAGTTTACCCCCGGACGCTGGCCGCCGAGTCCAACCTGAAAGTCGGCGACATCATTACCACGCTGAACGGCCTGAAAATGCAGCCGCGCGGGATGCAGGACGCGGGTCTTTTCGCCCGGGCACTCCGCAAGCTGGAAATCGACGGCAACGCCAAGCTCAAGGTGATCCGCGAGGGCAAGCCGGTTGAGCTGTCGGTCAAACTGGAACGAACTCGGCTTTCGCCGGAAGAGGCGCGAAAGGATCGCAATCGCGACTTCGAAATGACCGTCCGCGAAGTGACCTTCTTCGACCGAGACGAAAACCGCTGGGATGAGAACGTAACCGGCGTGATCGTCGAACAGGTGGAATCGGCCGGCTGGGCAGGGCTGGGCGGCATCGAATCCGGCGACCTGATACAGCGAATTGGTCAACACCCGATTAGCGGGCTCAAGAGCTATCGCAAGGCGATGAAGGCGGTCACCAAGGAGCAGCCGCAGCGCGTCGTCGTGCTGCTCTTGCGCGGCGTGCAAACAAGGTTTCAATACCTGGAGCCGGATTGGAAGCCGGTCCTGGACAAGGACAAGAAGGACGAGGTCGCGAAGGCCGGGGCGGCGGCCAAGGGCGGCTCGGACGGCGGCGACGCCTCAACCGCCGACAAGGAGTAATCTGAATGCTGAATTCGAAATACGGGCGGGCGTGTCTAGTGGGAATGGTCGGCGCGCTCGCCCTGTGCGGCGGGGCGCGGGCCGACGGGGCGGGCGAATATGCCAAGCTGTTGTTGGACACGACCCCGGCCCTCGTGACGGTCAAGTTCGTCCTCAAGATGGAGGGCCAGTTCGGTAAGCGTGAGACCGAGACCGAGATCACCGGCCTGATGGTCGATTCCAGCGGCCTTGTGCTATGCGCGAACTCCAAGCTCGGCCTGCCGCGGATCATGCGCAGTCTGGGCAGCGCGACGCCGACGGATATCAAGGTGCTGATCGGCGACGACACGGAAGGTTTGGAAGCGAAGGTCATGGCCCGCGACACCGAGCTGGACCTCGCCTGGGTCAAGATTAAGGAGCCGGGTGACAAGAAGTTCGCGGCCCTAGACCTCGGGAAGTCCGCTATGGTGAATCCCGGCGATCGCATCCTCACCCTTCGCAAAATGGCCAAGTTCTTTGACCGCGCGATTACGATCAGCGAGGGCCGCCTGGCCGGTCGCACCGCCAAGCCCCGCGACCTGCTCGTCCCCGGCGGCGGCATCGACGTCGAGCCCGGTCAGCCGATCTTCACCCCCGACGGCCGGATCGTCGGCCTCGTGGTCATGCAACTGCCGGACATGGAGGAAATGGAGAGTAACCCCATGGCCTTCATGGGCATGCGCTCGGACATCCTGAACGGGTTGATCCTCCCGATCGGCGAGGTCGCCAAAGCCACTGCGCGGGCCAAGGAACGGCCGGAGGATGAAGAGGACGACGCCGACGACGACGTAGGCGAGAAACCAGCGACAACCCAAAAGGCCGCTACGCCGGATGACGACGAAAAACCCGCCGCTGACAAAAAGTCGGATGACGATGACGACGAAGAATAAAAGGCCCTGCGCGAATCCGTAGGCCGATGAGTGTGGCACAGGCTAATAGCCTGTGCGAATCACACCGGCTATTAGCCGGTGCCACACGTCACCACATCCCCCACGCGAATCGTTCCCGCCTGCAAGACGCGACCATGCACGCCGCCCCGGCATTCGGGCTTGAGCGCCGCCTTGAGGCCATGGTGCAGCCGATCCATCAAGTCGCAGGGCTTGGTCTCCCCCTCGATCTTTAGCTGCACGTCGCCGACCGTTATCTCGCGGCCGATCAGATGCCCCAATCGCTCAGCGTCCACCAACACATTCGCCCGCCGCGTGTACCACGGCAGGTCGGACTCAAGCTCCTTCTGCACCTCGGCCCACTGACCAGCGGCGATCAGCGTGACGCCGCGATAGGCCTGCACCGCCAGATCGCCATCCAGCCCGCCGTCCACTCGCGCCTCCGCCTCGGCAACTTCGGTCATCTTCCCCTTGTCGCGGCAGCGCAGGGCGATTCCCAACACGCGGCCAATCTGTTGGTCGGTCATCTTTAGACTCCTGAAGGCGCAAGGTAGTCGTGGCCGTATGAGGGGGCAACCGCCGCTCAACTCGCTTGTAGAACGGCTTCGCCAGACCTACAATAGAATCATGATCGGCGAAGAAATCCGTGAAATGCTGGCCCGCGAGCCCTTCCGGCCCTTTCGCATCATCATGTCCAGCGGCGAAAAGTACGTCATCGACAACCCGGGCTCGGCCATGGCGCTCAAGTCCGAGCTTTTTGTCGCCATGGATGACGGCGAGCGCGTTCGCATCTGCCCCTATCTGCACGTGACCACGATCGAATACGTCAACGGCCGCGCGTCTCGCTTGCGCCGCCGCAAGCGCCGACGGTAATTCACGTTTATGTCCCCGGCGCGTTCTGCCGCTAGGAGTATGACGTGACTGTCCCCTGTCGATTGTTGCAAGGCGCGGTCATTGTAAGCTTTAGTACCCTGAGTGCTTGCTCAATCTATGTCCGCCAATTGGGGACCGGTATCACCGCGCGTTTCAACGACGAGTCGGGAGCGGCGATCGAGTCAGATGGATTTCTATGGGTCCAAAGGCACCGCTTTTTTACCCCGCGCGCCGACGACGAACGGTGGGTTTACGAGATCGTGGAGATTGAGCGGGGTCAGGCCCGCATTCCGGAAAGGCGTATCACACGATCGCTTAAATGGGGGTGGTACATCTTGCCCGCTTGCTACTATTACCCCGCCGAACAAGTGTCCTGGGTTCCATGTGTGACTGGCTTTTTGGGTTCAATGAATCCGGAATTTTGCAAGCATAACGACATTCGGCTGGAGCTGAGTTCGGCAAGGCGGTATGACGCAATCTGGTACTGGAGCGGTCTACTAAGTGCCGTTGAAGGACGCGAGTCGAGTAAGACATCGATGCAAGAGAACGATTTTCAACGACTAGAGACGTTTATTCATCGCGAATTGGACAGGCTTCAAGCCCCTTCTAGCGAACGCTCTGCTGACGTTACAGTTCATTAGGTAACACTTAATCAAGCCCCACCCGTGAAGAACGCCACGACCGTCTCCGTAAAAATCGTCAGCGGCACCAGAAAAATCGAACTGAAGAACGCCGTAATCACTTCCGTCATCGACGAAAACAGAACATCCAGTACGAAGTTCATGAAGATCCCTCTCAAAAACGCATCGACAGGCCTGCGCCGGTGAAGAAGTCGTCCGCCTCTTCGTTCAGACCGGCGCCGGTCCGCACGTCGAACTGCAGGTTGTCGGTGATCAGAAACGTAAAGCCCCCGTTGACCGTGTGGGCGCAGTCCGTCCAGCGGTCGTTCGGGTAGAAACCAAAATACTCGACGTACATCCCCATCCAGTCGGTCAGCGAGTAGGCCAGCGAGACGGAGGCCGACGTTTGGAAAAAGCGGCCCTCCTCGCTTGTCGGGACGGCGAGATTGAGATTGCCCGAGAGGGCGAAATCCGCCGGCAGTTCGTACGACCACAGGATCTTCACCTGCGGGTCCACGTCGCCGGAGGATTTCGTATCCGTGCCCGTCGGCAGAGAGAGTTCGCCGATCACGCCAAGTTCCGGTCTTAAACCCTCCTGCGGGAGCAGGTACCGTTTGAAACCGACGATCATGTCCGTCCCGCCGTCGTCGTGCTCCTCGCGCCGGACCTTGCGGCCAGAGTCGTTCTCTTCCATGAAGAGTTCCTCGGTCAGCGACCAGCCGGTCCAGCCGAGGCGCAGTTCCCAATCCTTGACCACGCCGATGCGCATCAACGCCTCGGGAAAGGTCTGATCGCTCACCCGCCGACCGTCCTCATCGTCGTACGTAAACGTGTAGCCGGTCTCCAATTGCACATGACCGAAGGGGACGGGCAATGTCGATTCCGTAAAGTCCGGCCGATCGGTCACCAGCGGCTCAGTCAGGGGCGCGGCCTCCAAGCCGAGGAAATTAATCGTCGGCTCGGCCTCGGCGGGTTGGCTGGTGGCTTCCTGCGCAAGGGATGTCGAGTCGTTCGCCATGGCCAGCGACACCAGGACGAACGCCGGCCCCCCGCGGCGTAGTACGTACTTTATTATTGAACACCTGCCCATTTATGTAGCCCAGACTACATCCATCGAACTGGGCGGTCAAGCGCCCGTTGCACCGGCGGATTGTCCGATGGCGAAAGGTCTGGCTTTTCCTACTTGCGACCGGCCTCCCGCGCCTGTAACCTGCGGCCAGGATTCGGCTTATGGCAAAAACTGAAATGAACACCGAAGTCCGCGCCGCCTATCGCACGACGCTGCTCGGCCGATTCGACGAACGCTACTTATCCCGGCCGCATGTCGACAAGGTTCTGTGGGGGATCCTCCTCGCCGTGCTCGTGACCGCAGGCGTCCAGGCAGCCGTGCAGATCCGCAAGGTCGATTCCAGCGCCTTCCGCGCCACCGGCGAACGCCGTAAGACCGCCCTCGGCCGCTGGATGCCCGACGCCCACGCACTCACCGCGGGCGAAAACCCCTACGGCCCCGGTCACTGGTTCCCCACGCCGCCACTCGTCCTGATCTGCCTCGTGCCGTTCACAAAAATGCCGCTCGCGCTGGCCGGTGGACTATGGGCGGCGCTGAAGATCGCCGGCGTCGCGCTGGCGTTCACGTTGTTGCATCGGTCCTTGGCGAAGAAAGGCGTCGTCGTGCCGACCGGCGTCTGGTTGATGACGGCGATCTTCGGCACACGGGCCGTCTTCTCCGACATCCAGCACGCCAACGTAAATACATTCGTGCTGATCTGGATTGCGCTGGCATGGACGCTGTTCATGAAGGGCAAGGATTTCTGGGTGGGGATCTTCCTGGTGGCGGCGATCGTCACCAAGATCACGCCCGCGTTGCTCCTACTCTACTTTGTTTACAAACGGGCGTGGCGTGTCTGCCTCGGCGGTTTGGTTGGCATCGCACTCTTTTTCTTCATTGTTCCCGGTATTTCTCTGGGCTTCACCCGCAACTGGGCGCTGCTTACGTCGTGGTACCACATGCTCGTCGAACCGTTCGCCCGCGAAGGCTACGCGGCTCTGGAGATCGCCAACCAATCGCTCTACGGCGTCCTCGTCCGTCTCCTCTCCAACGCCGGTATTCTCTCCATAGTCCATATGCCCGACCAACAGGCTTGGGCCAGCGGCATGGAGGAGATGGCCCGACCGGCGACGGCGCTGGGCAGGCTTCTGCGGCCGGCAATCACGTTGACGGCGCTGGCCGCGCTGGCGTGGCTATGCCGGGCAAAGACGGCGAAGCGCCAGGACCCTCGCCTGCTCCTCGAATTCGGACTGGTCTTGCTGGCGATGCTGCTTCTTAGCGAGCGGACGTGGAAGCACCACGCGACAACGCTTCCGCTGATCTACCTCGGCATCTGGTACGCGCTGACCTGCCTGCCGTGGAACGAGAAGTTCCGGTCCTGGGTCGTCGCCGGTCTGGGGGTGCAACTGGTCCTTTTGGTAGGGCTGAGTGAAGGGCTGGTCGGTGATCGCGTGGCGGACATGGCCCTCGACGGCGGGCTTTTCTGCTGGGGGCTCATCCTATGCTTTGTACAGTCGGCGATGTTGGTGAAGGCGCTGGAGGCCCGCGAGCCTCAGCCGAGCGCGATAGGCTGAAAGCACCCGAGGGCGGCTGCTCTCCATTACCCCTCTAGTTGCTTGACCGCGTCGTCAGGCTCGAGACCGACGAAGTTGAAGAATCGGTCCTGCGGCAGCCGGGGAATGGAGAACATCCGGGCCCTCATGATCGCTTCGTCGAAGCGCTGTCTCTCATTCATGGCCCGACGCGTGCGGGGGCCCTGAGTGGTGTCGATCTCCGGGGCGCGGGGAATGGTGGGTACCGCGGCTGACTTCACCGCGGTATCCGCGGGCTTCGCCTCCTCGGTAGCGGCGGGCTCTTCAGCGGGCGCCTCTTCTTCCGTCGCGGCTGGCTTTTCCTCGGCCTCGTCCGTATCCTCCGCGGCATCCTCTTCGGGTTTAGCTTCGTCTTCGCCGCCTTCGGCCGCTTCTTC
It includes:
- a CDS encoding glycosyltransferase family 87 protein → MAKTEMNTEVRAAYRTTLLGRFDERYLSRPHVDKVLWGILLAVLVTAGVQAAVQIRKVDSSAFRATGERRKTALGRWMPDAHALTAGENPYGPGHWFPTPPLVLICLVPFTKMPLALAGGLWAALKIAGVALAFTLLHRSLAKKGVVVPTGVWLMTAIFGTRAVFSDIQHANVNTFVLIWIALAWTLFMKGKDFWVGIFLVAAIVTKITPALLLLYFVYKRAWRVCLGGLVGIALFFFIVPGISLGFTRNWALLTSWYHMLVEPFAREGYAALEIANQSLYGVLVRLLSNAGILSIVHMPDQQAWASGMEEMARPATALGRLLRPAITLTALAALAWLCRAKTAKRQDPRLLLEFGLVLLAMLLLSERTWKHHATTLPLIYLGIWYALTCLPWNEKFRSWVVAGLGVQLVLLVGLSEGLVGDRVADMALDGGLFCWGLILCFVQSAMLVKALEAREPQPSAIG